A window of the Nitrospira sp. genome harbors these coding sequences:
- a CDS encoding 3-deoxy-D-manno-octulosonic acid transferase: MWKILYNICLLLAAPVIVGVLLAKPRCRPGFFQRMGLQVHSSDCGGSQQPLIWVHAVSLGEVVAAAPLVKALHERHPEFRYIVTTVTETGREAVEQRLGGIAEHRYAPLDFPWAVASMVRRLRPMLYLFVETEIWPNLLWTLRDQDVPSVLVNGRLSSRSFRRQDLPMIRSFYRSVLQTLTLCLMQTDRDGDRLVALGADPKRVHVTGNIKFDQPLPDVRSEESLRGSFGIHGQEQLILAGSTHPGEEELLVSAYRQIVKTYPSTVLMLAPRHIERTERLEATVREAGLVVQRRSRIQEKRSGPRVVILDTRGELSRAYREAVVAFVGGTLVPVGGHNLLEPAVWGTPVMFGPHTDHCAEVATLLSKAGGGRRVTGEKDLVASLEEWLGRPEARYRVGQAARQAVLDNQGALTRSLEFIETCLLAAPSYSGSCVATGPGPLMAKH; encoded by the coding sequence CTGCGGTGGGTCGCAGCAGCCGCTTATTTGGGTACACGCAGTGTCGCTCGGTGAAGTGGTGGCGGCAGCACCGCTCGTGAAGGCGCTGCACGAGCGCCATCCGGAGTTTCGCTACATTGTGACGACGGTGACTGAGACCGGACGTGAGGCGGTCGAACAACGTTTAGGGGGCATCGCCGAACACAGATACGCTCCGCTGGATTTTCCTTGGGCCGTGGCAAGTATGGTTCGGCGCCTGCGCCCAATGCTCTATCTGTTCGTCGAGACCGAAATATGGCCCAACTTACTGTGGACATTACGAGATCAGGATGTGCCCTCTGTATTGGTGAATGGGCGGCTGTCTTCCCGGTCCTTTCGCCGTCAGGATTTGCCTATGATTCGGTCCTTCTATCGCTCCGTGCTTCAGACATTGACGCTCTGTCTGATGCAAACCGATAGGGATGGGGATCGTCTGGTTGCATTGGGGGCCGACCCGAAGCGGGTTCACGTGACCGGCAATATCAAGTTCGATCAACCGCTGCCGGACGTTCGATCCGAGGAGTCGCTCCGCGGAAGCTTCGGGATCCATGGGCAGGAACAGTTGATTCTCGCCGGCAGTACGCATCCCGGCGAAGAGGAGCTGTTGGTTTCGGCCTATCGACAGATCGTGAAGACCTATCCCTCAACGGTGTTGATGTTGGCGCCGCGCCATATCGAGCGGACTGAACGACTCGAAGCGACGGTTCGAGAAGCCGGATTGGTCGTCCAGCGGAGGAGTCGGATTCAAGAGAAGCGATCCGGGCCACGCGTGGTCATTTTGGATACCAGAGGAGAGTTGTCTCGCGCCTATCGAGAAGCTGTCGTGGCGTTTGTAGGCGGGACTCTGGTTCCCGTCGGAGGACACAATTTATTGGAACCGGCCGTGTGGGGCACACCCGTTATGTTTGGGCCCCACACAGACCATTGTGCGGAGGTCGCGACGCTCTTGTCCAAAGCAGGAGGAGGTCGACGAGTGACGGGAGAAAAGGATCTTGTCGCCTCTCTTGAAGAATGGCTGGGTCGGCCTGAAGCTCGATATCGGGTAGGCCAGGCTGCAAGGCAGGCGGTGCTGGACAATCAAGGCGCACTGACACGGAGTCTGGAGTTCATTGAAACCTGTCTCCTTGCAGCTCCTTCGTATTCCGGCTCCTGTGTTGCAACAGGGCCGGGACCTCTTATGGCCAAACATTAA
- the lpxK gene encoding tetraacyldisaccharide 4'-kinase, whose protein sequence is MAFLQPGQPVRKGLYWVAGLYGLIIRFRLWCYRKGWLSTTRLPCPVVSVGNLTVGGTGKTPIVILLTGRLSAKGRRVAILSRGYKRTSGVRQLLVSDGSRIVAGPLEAGDEPFLMAQRCPHAIVAVGADRVALGRWVLDRYPVDCIVLDDGFQHRALHRDVDLVLLDATDAPGLDALLPAGRLREPLTELGRASAIVITRADSRHDVDAIYSRLRTISCLPEDAVEVVFQPESVRSLVSGEPQPVEWCRRKKTWLVSGIGNSRSFRRSAESMEVEVLGETAFEDHHGYQHSDIERIRANLQGTGGEIVLTTEKDGGKLLPLLTPSDPWWMLRLGTKVVRGEERLHRLIDGTLQGEVE, encoded by the coding sequence ATGGCATTCTTGCAGCCTGGACAACCGGTCCGTAAAGGGCTTTACTGGGTTGCTGGGCTGTACGGCCTGATCATCCGGTTTCGGCTGTGGTGTTATCGGAAGGGGTGGCTCAGTACCACGCGGCTGCCCTGTCCTGTGGTGAGCGTGGGCAATCTTACGGTCGGGGGGACAGGAAAAACCCCCATCGTCATTCTCCTGACGGGCCGGCTGTCGGCCAAAGGGCGGAGAGTGGCGATCTTGAGCCGGGGATACAAACGGACGAGTGGGGTACGGCAACTTCTCGTCTCTGATGGTTCTCGAATCGTAGCTGGCCCATTGGAAGCGGGGGATGAGCCATTCCTCATGGCGCAACGTTGCCCCCACGCCATTGTGGCGGTGGGAGCCGATCGGGTCGCGCTTGGTCGGTGGGTGTTGGATCGGTATCCAGTCGACTGCATCGTTCTAGATGACGGCTTCCAACATCGTGCACTTCACCGTGATGTCGATCTTGTGTTGCTGGATGCCACCGATGCCCCAGGACTTGATGCGCTGCTTCCGGCCGGCAGACTGCGGGAACCCTTGACGGAGCTTGGTCGAGCCAGTGCGATTGTGATTACCCGTGCCGATTCGCGTCATGATGTGGATGCGATCTATAGCAGATTGCGAACGATCTCATGCCTACCCGAAGACGCCGTTGAAGTTGTGTTCCAACCGGAGTCCGTCAGGTCGCTCGTTTCGGGTGAGCCGCAACCGGTTGAATGGTGTCGAAGAAAAAAAACGTGGTTGGTCAGCGGTATAGGGAATAGCCGATCATTCCGTCGATCAGCCGAATCGATGGAGGTTGAGGTCCTGGGTGAGACTGCCTTTGAAGATCATCATGGCTATCAGCACAGCGACATTGAGCGGATTCGTGCCAATCTACAGGGCACCGGCGGCGAGATCGTTCTGACGACTGAGAAGGACGGAGGGAAGCTGCTCCCCTTGCTCACTCCAAGCGACCCTTGGTGGATGCTTCGCCTTGGGACGAAAGTCGTGCGTGGAGAAGAGCGGCTGCACAGGTTAATCGATGGGACGTTACAGGGTGAGGTAGAATAA
- the waaF gene encoding lipopolysaccharide heptosyltransferase II, with product MRKNLPRKILVRAPNWIGDAVMCEPAVRGLRSLFPEAELTMLAKPAIAELFNAHPGVNYVLRYDDKGAHAGMSGKWSLAGTLRRHRFDLAVLFQNAFEAAFLAWLAGIPRRYGYATDGRVLFLTEPVAVAKGPVPVHQVEYYWNLLRPLGLAGGATLPTLLVSTDEDRTVDVRLASVGISSSDIMLGINPGSIYGSAKRWLSDRFAEVAKRLVRRLEQTENAQVAVVILGAKGEEPLGKDIAAQLGGRSAVLSGTTTIRELMAVVKRCRLLITNDTGPMHIAAAFGVPVVAVFGPTDWRTTAPYGQERSIVREAVDCAPCLLRECPIDHRCMTRVSVDRVYEAAVQQIAGSSGVSRLAGTKVQDAERVIQTNQTDQTNMLSGYTIFLDRDGTLNPDPGYIKSTDQFELFPGVPEALARLKRAGARLIAVTNQSGIARGFLTRDDLDAVHTKLQCLLAAAGASLDAIYFCPHHPDDGCDCRKPNRGMIDQAVQERQVNLDRAYVIGDHIRDIELAKRIGARSVLVTTGVVPREEGERLKVSGAAPDWIAASLTEAVDWLLSDVSRLSAPIGARQVTHP from the coding sequence GTGCGTAAGAATTTGCCTCGCAAAATCCTGGTGCGGGCGCCGAATTGGATCGGCGACGCCGTCATGTGCGAGCCGGCTGTCCGTGGGCTGCGGTCTCTGTTCCCTGAGGCCGAGCTGACCATGCTTGCCAAACCTGCCATCGCAGAGCTGTTCAACGCCCACCCGGGGGTTAATTACGTGCTGCGGTACGATGACAAGGGAGCGCATGCGGGAATGTCGGGAAAGTGGTCGCTCGCCGGTACCTTGCGACGGCATCGTTTCGATTTGGCGGTACTGTTTCAGAACGCGTTCGAAGCCGCATTCCTTGCGTGGCTCGCCGGCATCCCACGACGATATGGCTATGCAACCGATGGGAGAGTCCTATTTCTGACCGAACCGGTGGCCGTTGCGAAAGGCCCTGTTCCGGTACATCAAGTCGAGTACTACTGGAATTTATTGCGACCATTGGGACTGGCTGGTGGAGCCACTCTTCCTACGCTGCTCGTTTCGACAGACGAGGATCGAACGGTCGATGTGCGGCTTGCCTCGGTCGGTATCTCCTCGTCGGACATCATGCTCGGGATCAACCCCGGCTCAATCTATGGCAGCGCCAAGCGGTGGTTGTCAGACCGATTTGCCGAAGTCGCGAAGCGACTTGTGCGGCGATTGGAACAGACTGAGAACGCGCAAGTTGCAGTGGTCATTCTTGGAGCAAAGGGAGAGGAACCGCTGGGGAAGGATATTGCCGCTCAGCTCGGCGGGCGATCGGCAGTCCTATCCGGTACGACGACCATTCGGGAACTCATGGCGGTGGTGAAGCGTTGTCGCCTGCTGATTACGAACGATACAGGGCCGATGCATATTGCGGCGGCTTTTGGTGTGCCGGTTGTGGCGGTATTCGGTCCCACGGATTGGCGCACCACTGCTCCCTATGGGCAAGAACGGTCGATCGTGCGGGAAGCCGTAGACTGTGCGCCCTGCCTCCTCAGGGAATGTCCGATCGATCACCGTTGTATGACTCGCGTCTCCGTTGACCGGGTCTATGAAGCGGCAGTGCAACAGATCGCAGGTTCATCCGGCGTATCTCGTTTGGCTGGGACGAAGGTGCAGGACGCGGAGAGAGTGATTCAGACAAACCAGACGGACCAAACGAACATGCTTTCCGGCTACACCATCTTTCTCGATCGAGACGGAACGCTCAACCCCGATCCCGGCTATATCAAGTCCACCGATCAGTTTGAGCTGTTCCCAGGGGTGCCTGAGGCGCTCGCCAGGTTGAAGCGGGCCGGTGCCAGATTGATCGCCGTCACCAATCAATCGGGGATCGCGCGGGGATTCTTGACGCGCGATGACCTCGATGCCGTGCACACGAAGCTACAGTGTCTTCTCGCTGCTGCAGGTGCGTCACTCGATGCGATCTATTTCTGTCCTCACCATCCTGACGACGGTTGCGACTGTCGAAAGCCGAACCGTGGGATGATCGACCAAGCCGTGCAAGAACGGCAGGTGAATCTTGATCGAGCCTACGTGATCGGCGATCACATCCGCGATATTGAGTTGGCGAAGCGTATCGGGGCGCGAAGTGTTTTGGTGACGACTGGAGTCGTTCCCCGGGAGGAAGGAGAAAGGCTGAAAGTCTCAGGGGCGGCGCCAGATTGGATCGCCGCTTCGTTGACGGAGGCTGTCGATTGGCTCTTGTCTGATGTCAGCCGGTTGTCCGCACCGATCGGCGCGCGTCAGGTCACGCATCCGTGA
- a CDS encoding class I SAM-dependent methyltransferase, with amino-acid sequence MRTVICQACGLVWSDPRPHDARRFYEEEYRLSYKHSYSPKPKHVLRAGHVALSRFEKIERLLSNRKTVLDVGTGGGEFAYLLQSLGHGVNGIEPNRGYADYSIREYGLTVQVGFVQDAGLAPDSFDVVTIWHVLEHTEDPGFILDLLRSWLKPDGTLVVEVPNVEATCQAPHSTFHEAHLYNFNVVSLRRLAKKHGLYEVKHLISRDGGNITMFFSRMEPLVDDHYDASIPGNCEWISRIVRQHSNVRRHLTSLPYVRVWQRLCRTVQERRDTAGERNGKALLDKLYSAQLPLHSVGRP; translated from the coding sequence TTGCGTACCGTCATCTGTCAAGCCTGTGGGCTCGTGTGGTCGGACCCACGTCCTCATGACGCCAGGCGGTTTTACGAGGAAGAGTATCGACTCTCCTATAAACACAGCTATAGCCCGAAGCCCAAACATGTCTTGCGCGCGGGCCATGTGGCCCTCTCGCGATTCGAGAAGATTGAACGGTTGCTGTCGAATCGGAAAACAGTTCTGGATGTCGGCACCGGGGGAGGAGAGTTCGCCTATCTGCTTCAATCGTTGGGGCACGGTGTGAACGGGATTGAACCGAATAGAGGGTATGCCGACTATTCCATTCGCGAATATGGGCTCACGGTACAGGTCGGGTTCGTGCAAGACGCGGGGTTGGCACCGGACTCGTTCGATGTGGTCACGATCTGGCATGTGCTCGAACACACGGAAGATCCCGGTTTCATTTTGGACTTGCTCCGATCCTGGCTCAAACCGGACGGTACGCTTGTGGTGGAAGTTCCGAATGTGGAGGCAACCTGCCAGGCTCCTCACAGTACCTTCCATGAAGCCCATCTTTATAATTTCAACGTGGTGTCATTGCGTAGGTTGGCCAAAAAACATGGGTTGTACGAGGTCAAGCATCTGATCTCTCGCGACGGTGGGAACATCACGATGTTCTTTTCCCGCATGGAGCCGCTGGTCGACGATCATTACGATGCCTCGATTCCCGGCAACTGCGAATGGATCTCGAGGATCGTGCGTCAGCACAGCAACGTGCGACGCCACTTGACGTCGTTGCCGTACGTTCGCGTTTGGCAACGCCTCTGCCGAACAGTCCAAGAGAGGCGAGATACTGCGGGTGAGCGGAACGGTAAGGCACTGCTCGACAAACTCTATTCTGCTCAGCTGCCGCTCCATTCTGTCGGACGGCCATGA